GTTCAGGGCATACGATTCGGCCGGCTGCGATCCGATCTCCCGCGCCAGGGACAGCGCCCTCGTCAGGTATTGCTCCGCCTCGGGCAGCCGATTCAGCCGGGTATGGAGGATCCCCATGTCCGTCAGATCCTCCGCCACGCGAGCCAGCAGCCCCAGCTCCGAGCGGATGGACAACGCCTGCCGGCGATAATCGAGGGAACGCTCGTAGTCGGCGATCAGGTAGTACGCGTAGGAGAGCACGCTGAGCACCTCGCCACGCGCGGCCGGATCGGCCGGCTCCAGCGCCAGGGCCGCAAGGAGCGGCTCCATCGCTGCCTGATACTCGCCGCGGAAGTAATGGGCGAAACCGAGCTGGGCCAGCAGGCAGGAGCGAGCGGAGGCATCGTCCATGCGCTCCGCCAGGGCGATCCCCTCCTCCGCCGTGGCGATGGCCTCCTCATACCGGCCGTCCAGGTTCAGATAACGAGCCCGATGAATCAACGCCTGCAGGCGCAGCCCATCATCGCCGCTCTCCTCGGCCAGGGCAGCCATCTCCGCCAGATCCGCATCCCGATCCGCCAGCCGCCCCTGGAGAAAGCGGAGATGGGCCCGATCAGCCAGCATCCGTCCACGCTGCGCCAGACAGGTGGGATCCGAGCAGGCGGGATCCAGCTGGTGCAGCAACGCCAGCGCCCGACTCTGATACTCCTCAGCCTCCTGCCACGCGAACAACTCGGTGGCCTGTTGAGCCGCCTGCGCGTAATAGCGCAGCGCCTTCGCCACCTCGCCGCCTGCGTCGAAGTGATACGCCAGCGTGGCCGCCGCATCCGGCCGAAGCTGCTCCCACGCCCGGCCGGCCCGCCGATGCAGCAACTGACGCCGCACCGGGCTGAGCCCCACCTCCACCGCCCGCCGGGTGAGATCGTGCTGGAACCGATAGCCGGACGCCTCCTCCACCAGCAGCTGTCGGGCCACCAACTCGTCCAATCCGTCCAGGGTCTCTAGCTCCCCCCGCCCCGCCGTCAGCCGCACCAGGTCGAAGTCAAAGGACGTCCCCAGGATGGCGCCGGCCTCCAGGATCTGCCGGGCCCGTGGGCTGAGGTGGGACAGGCGCGCCTCCAACGCCTGCCGGACGGGATCGGACAGGGGGAAATTCTCCAGATGAGTCAGGTCCGCCAGCGGCTGGTTCGCCTCCAGCAATGCCCGCACCGTCTCCAGAAGATAGAAGGGATTGCCCCCCGTAGCCTGCTGAAGACGGCGAGCCAGCGCCTCATCGCCGGGGATCGGGCCCACCAGATGGCGCAGCAGCCGCAGGACGGTCTCCGCATCCAGCCCCGTCAACCCCAACTCGGAGAGCCTTCCCGCCCGGGCCAGGCTATGCCGCAGCCCGCCCAACGCGTCGGCCTCCTCGCACCGGTACGCGCCGAGGATTAGCAACCGCCGCCCGTGAATCCGGCACGCCAGGTAGGCCAGCCAGTCCAGGGTGGCGCTGTCCGCCCAATGGAGATCGTCCAGACACAACAGGACCGGCCGAGGGCCATCCGCCAGCCCCAGAACGATCCGACAAAGCGCCTCAAACAGCCGAGGACGGGCCTCCTCGGGCTCCGAGGGCAACAACCGTGGAAGATCCGGGATCCGTTCCTGCAATTCGGGCAGGAGCCTGGAAGCCTCCGCCAGCCAAACCGGTGAGACAGTGTGAAGGAGGGAAGGGATCGAAGCCGAGGAGCTTCCACCATCCCCCCGGCCTCGTTTCCCGTCGCTCAGCACAGGACGCAAAGCCTCGACCAGGGGCTGATAGGGGGTCGTCCGGGCGCCGAAGTGCCCCGTCCCCACCAGGACCAACGCCTGCCCCTGCAGACGGGTGGCGAAGTCCTGCATCAGGCGCGACTTGCCGATGCCGGCCTCGCCTGAGATCAGGACCACGCCGCCATGCCCCGCCCGGGCGCGAGCATACGCCTGCTCCAGAAGCTGCCACGCCTCATCACGCCCCATCAGGGGAACTTCCAGGCTGGGGAGGGTCGTCCAGGCGGGGGAGACCACCGGACGCTGCAACGGAGGCGGATGTCCATCCAGGATCTCCTGATAGATGGCCCGGGTCTCCGGAAGCGGGCTGACCCCCAGCTCTCGCTCCAGGACGGCGACACAGCGCTCGAACTGGCGTAGGGCGGCGCCTCGATCGCCGACGGCGGCGTACAGCGCCATCAAACGGCGGTGCACATCCTCAGCCAGCTCATCCGTCTCCAGATAACGTCGGGCACAGGCAATGGCCGCGTCGTATTCCCCTCGCGCCGTCCATCCCTCCAGAAGCGCCTCCAACGCCTCCAGGTAGATCCGCTCCCAGGAGCGGCGCTCCTGAGCAGCCCACATCTCGAACTCGGGATTGGCAGGCAGGGAGAAGTCGGCGAGGAAGGGTCCGCCATAGAGCTCTACGGCTCGCTGAAGGGCCTCCAGATCCTCGACCTCTCGGAGAGGCTGAGGCTCGCGAGGCAGTGCAACACGCCATCGTTCGAAAGATGCCGTATCCGACCACACCCGGCGCGGGTCCAGGGCGACAAAATCTTCTGACGTCTGGAGGATCTCCGGATCGGGGAGAGCCCGACGAAGATGGGTTAGCAGATGGGTGAGGTTGCGGCGAGCCGAGGACTCCGGGACATTGGGCCAAAACAGGAAGCAGAGACGTTGTCGGGAGACCGGCTGCAGATGAGCAGCCAGGCGATAAAGCAGGGCTCGGGTCTGGCGGCGTGGTACGGTGAGAAGATCCCCACCCCAGAGCACTTTGGGTGGACCCAGCAGGTAGACCTTCAGGTCCGCTACGCCTTCAGCGGCGGGCAGCATCGTCTCCGGCTGGATGGACATGGCACACTCTCCGCCCGTTCGACGCCTGGAAGGAGCCCCATGAACGCAAGAGACAGCACCACACGTGAACGCGCCGACACGGAGGCGCGGATATCCTTCCCCCACGCCCACGGTTCCGTGCAGAACTGCCACGCATGCAACGTCGGTTCATTATAGCACACAAGAGCCCCATCGAGCCGGAGGAATGCGCCGGCTTCTATCCTCCACCTTACCTAGACGGGCATATTCCAAAAAGGATGTGCGGAGGGACGGCCGCCCCTCCGCACATCTCTCGGGACGCGAGGACACGCGCCCTCGTTCTCATCGAAACATCAGCGGCAGATACGTGGGATCGCCCACCTGAAGATCGACCCACAGCGGCCTCGTCATCACCCCTTCGTACAGGGCATAGACCACAAGCCGATACCGCCCAGGTGAGATCCCCTCCGTGTCCCAGGTCTCCTGGATCGGCTGGCTCGCGCCCGGAGCCAGCCGATTCGTATCCCGGATCCGATCCAGGACAATATCCCCCGCGGCGTTGTACGCCTGCAAGGTCACGGTTCCGCTGATAGGAACCGTCCCTGTGTTCCGGAAGGTGAAAGCGATGGC
The genomic region above belongs to Chloroflexota bacterium and contains:
- a CDS encoding tetratricopeptide repeat protein — protein: MSIQPETMLPAAEGVADLKVYLLGPPKVLWGGDLLTVPRRQTRALLYRLAAHLQPVSRQRLCFLFWPNVPESSARRNLTHLLTHLRRALPDPEILQTSEDFVALDPRRVWSDTASFERWRVALPREPQPLREVEDLEALQRAVELYGGPFLADFSLPANPEFEMWAAQERRSWERIYLEALEALLEGWTARGEYDAAIACARRYLETDELAEDVHRRLMALYAAVGDRGAALRQFERCVAVLERELGVSPLPETRAIYQEILDGHPPPLQRPVVSPAWTTLPSLEVPLMGRDEAWQLLEQAYARARAGHGGVVLISGEAGIGKSRLMQDFATRLQGQALVLVGTGHFGARTTPYQPLVEALRPVLSDGKRGRGDGGSSSASIPSLLHTVSPVWLAEASRLLPELQERIPDLPRLLPSEPEEARPRLFEALCRIVLGLADGPRPVLLCLDDLHWADSATLDWLAYLACRIHGRRLLILGAYRCEEADALGGLRHSLARAGRLSELGLTGLDAETVLRLLRHLVGPIPGDEALARRLQQATGGNPFYLLETVRALLEANQPLADLTHLENFPLSDPVRQALEARLSHLSPRARQILEAGAILGTSFDFDLVRLTAGRGELETLDGLDELVARQLLVEEASGYRFQHDLTRRAVEVGLSPVRRQLLHRRAGRAWEQLRPDAAATLAYHFDAGGEVAKALRYYAQAAQQATELFAWQEAEEYQSRALALLHQLDPACSDPTCLAQRGRMLADRAHLRFLQGRLADRDADLAEMAALAEESGDDGLRLQALIHRARYLNLDGRYEEAIATAEEGIALAERMDDASARSCLLAQLGFAHYFRGEYQAAMEPLLAALALEPADPAARGEVLSVLSYAYYLIADYERSLDYRRQALSIRSELGLLARVAEDLTDMGILHTRLNRLPEAEQYLTRALSLAREIGSQPAESYALNNLGNLHYLRGDYPAALACYADSLGLQRATGSRRGEASALGNSGMVLLAMGDYAAAESFIRQSLAIQEEIGYKSGLVEGLAHLAQALIGQGRFEEARAAVERSLEMAREIGDRYGQVTALNVLAGWHLEREEPAEALRWAEEAVRIAGEAGLVHGRILGLAALGLARLMTGDAGAALACTAQAVALLQEQGCIEGPEERVYLAHSRVLAALGRRQEACMALSRARAEVWSKAAHITDPVQRRRYLRSWRSRALSRL